A single region of the Leptolyngbya subtilissima AS-A7 genome encodes:
- a CDS encoding allophycocyanin subunit alpha-B: MSVVSQVILNADDELRYPTTGELKAIEEFLKTGEQRTRIAATLSENEKKIVDQASRELWRRRPDFIAPGGNAYGQKQRSLCIRDYGWYLRLVTYGVLAGDQTPIEAIGIVGVREMYNALDVPVPGMAEAIRCLKEASLNLLSDEDAAEAQPYFDYIIQAMS; encoded by the coding sequence ATGTCTGTTGTTAGCCAAGTTATTTTGAATGCCGACGACGAGCTGCGCTACCCAACCACCGGCGAGCTCAAGGCCATTGAAGAATTTTTGAAGACTGGCGAGCAGCGCACCCGCATTGCCGCTACTTTGTCTGAAAACGAGAAAAAGATTGTTGACCAGGCCAGCAGAGAGCTATGGCGGCGACGACCCGACTTCATCGCCCCCGGCGGCAATGCCTATGGTCAAAAGCAGCGGTCTCTCTGCATTCGTGACTACGGCTGGTACCTGCGCCTCGTCACCTACGGCGTGCTGGCTGGTGACCAGACCCCCATTGAGGCCATTGGCATTGTGGGCGTCCGCGAAATGTACAACGCTCTAGACGTACCCGTGCCCGGCATGGCTGAAGCCATCCGCTGCCTAAAAGAGGCTTCTCTGAATCTGCTGTCTGACGAAGACGCCGCCGAAGCTCAGCCCTACTTTGACTACATCATCCAGGCGATGTCGTAG
- a CDS encoding DnaJ C-terminal domain-containing protein, protein MENFRNYYDILGVSREATFSDIKQAYRKLARQYHPDLNPGDQAAEDQFKLISEAYTVLSDDEKRAQYEKFSEYWQQEGFKKGQGKSVVSDFFGGRISLEDFGFGEFPDFNVFVDQLLNRRPARRSASDDDGYAANTATYSPSTTTGRRDAEADLTVPLEKAFRGGRERIRLEDGRSLEVNMPAGMVTGQRIRLRGQGVGGGNLYLRIQVDPHPFYTLRGNDVYCRVPITPSEAALGSTIDIPTLDGPLRTPLPQGAQTGQIIQLPGRGYPVGRDRGDQIVELEVVVPTGLSDREKALYEELRQTERFRPRADLFT, encoded by the coding sequence ATGGAGAACTTTCGGAACTACTACGACATTCTGGGGGTTTCCAGAGAAGCAACGTTTAGTGACATCAAGCAGGCCTACCGCAAGCTCGCCCGACAGTACCACCCCGACCTCAACCCTGGCGACCAGGCCGCAGAGGATCAGTTCAAGCTGATCAGCGAAGCCTACACCGTGCTCTCCGACGACGAAAAACGCGCCCAGTACGAGAAATTCAGCGAGTACTGGCAGCAGGAGGGCTTTAAGAAAGGCCAGGGTAAATCTGTCGTCAGCGATTTTTTCGGTGGGCGGATTTCCTTAGAAGACTTTGGCTTTGGCGAATTTCCCGACTTCAATGTTTTTGTTGACCAGCTTCTCAACCGTCGCCCAGCCCGCCGTAGCGCTAGCGATGACGACGGCTATGCGGCCAATACCGCTACCTATAGCCCATCTACTACTACTGGCCGCCGCGATGCCGAGGCCGACCTCACTGTTCCCCTAGAAAAAGCCTTTCGAGGCGGGCGCGAGCGTATTCGCCTAGAGGATGGGCGATCGCTAGAGGTCAATATGCCCGCTGGCATGGTCACTGGTCAGCGCATTCGCTTGCGGGGCCAGGGTGTGGGCGGTGGCAACTTGTACCTGCGCATTCAGGTTGACCCCCATCCCTTCTACACCCTCCGAGGCAACGATGTGTATTGCCGTGTGCCCATCACCCCCAGCGAAGCTGCCCTAGGCAGCACCATCGATATCCCCACGCTGGATGGTCCCTTGCGCACCCCCCTACCCCAGGGAGCGCAAACCGGACAAATTATCCAGCTGCCGGGGCGGGGCTATCCCGTTGGCCGAGACCGGGGCGATCAGATTGTGGAGCTAGAGGTGGTAGTGCCGACGGGGCTAAGCGATCGCGAAAAAGCTCTTTACGAAGAGCTCCGCCAAACCGAACGCTTCCGCCCCCGCGCTGACCTTTTCACCTAA
- a CDS encoding Uma2 family endonuclease: MVQTRPRFYSFEEYLAYDDGTEHFYELFNGELIAVPPESGQNVQIANRLLLIFALLLGIDRVRGHGLELEVRGEPKNRYPDLTVIQPEHIELLAKRNTIRLTILPPALVVEVVSPGELQWERDYVAKRAQYEDLGIPEYWIINPQDRTVLVLAQQGQGFAPVGTFAGEQRIESAQFTNLTLTAAQLFAAGLPE; this comes from the coding sequence ATGGTGCAGACGCGGCCCAGGTTCTATAGCTTTGAAGAATATCTGGCCTACGACGACGGCACGGAACATTTTTACGAGCTATTTAATGGAGAACTAATTGCGGTGCCACCAGAGTCGGGGCAAAACGTACAAATTGCCAATCGCCTGCTGCTAATCTTTGCACTGCTATTAGGAATAGACCGGGTGCGGGGGCATGGCCTGGAGCTAGAAGTCAGGGGTGAACCGAAAAATCGTTATCCTGACCTGACGGTAATTCAGCCTGAACACATTGAGCTATTGGCGAAGCGCAACACCATTCGCCTGACGATACTACCCCCAGCACTAGTGGTCGAGGTAGTTAGCCCTGGAGAATTGCAGTGGGAGCGCGACTACGTAGCTAAGCGTGCCCAGTACGAAGACTTAGGCATTCCTGAATACTGGATCATCAACCCCCAAGATCGCACGGTGCTGGTACTGGCGCAGCAGGGTCAGGGGTTTGCCCCGGTAGGAACCTTTGCCGGAGAGCAACGGATAGAGTCGGCCCAGTTCACAAATCTCACTCTGACCGCCGCTCAGCTTTTTGCGGCAGGGTTGCCGGAATAA
- a CDS encoding UPF0175 family protein: MRINLNIPDEVAQCPTFSKSDWLREMAISLFEQERVTLGIASQIAGIHLMEFQKIIGSRGVCAHYDAEEFVKDIENLRSRGWL; this comes from the coding sequence ATGCGCATCAACCTGAATATTCCTGATGAAGTCGCCCAATGCCCAACCTTTTCTAAGTCCGATTGGCTGCGGGAAATGGCGATTTCCCTGTTTGAGCAGGAGCGGGTTACCCTAGGCATCGCCAGCCAGATCGCAGGCATTCACCTGATGGAGTTTCAAAAAATCATCGGCAGTCGCGGCGTTTGTGCTCATTACGATGCCGAAGAGTTTGTTAAGGATATTGAAAACCTGCGCAGCCGGGGTTGGCTATGA
- a CDS encoding DUF3368 domain-containing protein — translation MTIVSDASSLGSLALIDCLWLLEALYGTVVISDVVARELATAKNARIQAVLSVSWVKVQVPTESAIATIQQQGQQLDLGETQTLALALQLNADELLINERRGRQVAQALGLSAIGIVGIVIVAKQRALIPSVRRVMDALVELAGFRISHQLYQKILKFVDEI, via the coding sequence ATGACCATTGTGAGCGATGCTTCATCCCTGGGCAGCTTGGCCCTGATTGACTGTCTCTGGCTGCTGGAGGCGCTCTACGGCACTGTGGTGATTTCAGATGTGGTGGCGCGGGAGCTGGCAACAGCTAAGAATGCTCGTATTCAGGCGGTGCTATCGGTCAGTTGGGTCAAGGTGCAGGTGCCGACGGAGAGCGCGATCGCAACCATCCAGCAGCAGGGCCAGCAGCTCGACCTGGGCGAAACCCAAACTCTGGCCCTAGCCCTTCAGCTCAACGCCGACGAACTGCTGATCAACGAGCGCAGAGGACGGCAGGTCGCCCAAGCGCTGGGTCTGTCGGCGATCGGCATCGTTGGCATTGTCATCGTCGCCAAGCAGCGGGCGCTGATTCCCAGCGTGCGACGGGTGATGGATGCCCTGGTGGAGCTGGCTGGTTTTCGCATCAGCCACCAGCTTTACCAAAAGATTCTTAAGTTTGTCGATGAAATCTAA